In Thermanaeromonas sp. C210, the genomic stretch AAAAAGCGCCTCGCCTCCATGCTTCCTTTGCACTGCGTGGCCCTGTTGCGGTCCGGGAAGGTGGTACCTGACATGGCGGAGGCCCTGAGCTTTTATCTTAAGAGCGGCCAATGGCCGGGATACTTGGCCATGGTTACCGGCCCGAGCCGTACGGCGGACATAGAGCGCAGCCTCACCATCGGCGTCCATGGCCCGGAAGGATTACTTATCGTCTTGCTCGGCTAGGGGAGGTGGAATAATGGCCAGTAGGGATTTCCAACAGAGGCTTCAAAAGGCCCTTCAAAATCCGAGCCTGCGCGGGGCTCTGGAGCGTTTTGCCGACTCTTATGTGGTTTCCCGGGAACAGGTTTTTGCCGGCCGGGATTTTCAAGCCCTGCGGGAGAGGATAGCGGCCATCAAGGCGGACGCCGCCGGCCGGTATGAAGAGCTGGCCCGGGAATTTGCCCGGCAGGTTACGGAGCGGGGCGGTAAGGTTTTCTTCGCCTCCAGTGCTGCGGCGGCTAGGGACTATATTCTGAAAGTCGCCCAGGAACACAGGGTTACGGAGATAGTTAAATCCAAGTCCTTCGCCACCGAGGAAATTCACCTGAACGAACACCTGGAGGGGCACGGCATCCGCTGCTTCGAAACCGATCTGGCCGAGTGGATACTGCAGCTCATGCCGGGAGAGCGGCCTTCCCACATGGTCATGCCGGCCATCCACCTCCCCAAGGAAGAGGTGGCCCGGGTCTTCAGCAATTACCTCGGGGAACCCGTGGAACCGGACATCAAGAATATGGTGCGCATTGCCCGCCGGGAACTGCGGGAGCGCTTCCTCAGGGCGGGCCTCGGCATAAGCGGGGCCAACATCGCGGTGGCGGAAACGGGCACTGTGATCATCTGTACCAATGAGGGTAACGGCCGCCTGGCCACTACCGTGCCCCCCGTCCACATAGCGGTTTTCGGGTACGAAAAGCTGGTGCCTCGTATGATGGATGTGGTGCCTATCCTGGAGGCCCTTCCCAGGAGCGGGACGGCCCAGCCCATTACCAGCTATGTCACCATGATAACCGGCCCGGTCCCGGTAGAACGGGACGGTAGGGAAGGTCCCAAGGAATTCCACGTGGTTTTGCTGGACAACGGCCGGTTGAAGATGGCGGCAGACCCCGTGTTCAAAGAGGCGCTGCAGTGCATCCGCTGTGCGGCCTGTACCAACGTATGCCCGGTCTTCCAGCTGGTGAGCGGCCAGGTATACGGCTTTATTTATTCCGGGGGAATCGGGAGCATCCTCACGGCCTTCTTTAATTCCCTGGCCGACGCGGCCGATCCCCAGAGCCTCTGCATAGGCTGCCGCCGGTGCGCGGAGGTCTGCCCGGCCCACGTTAATATTCCCGATCTGGTGCTGAGGCTGCGGGAAAGGGTGGTAAAAGAACAGGGCCTGCCGTTATCTTACCGGGCGGCCCTGCGGGGGGTAGTGGCCCACCCGGGGCGGATGTACACCCTGGTTAAAGCGGCCTCCCGGCTCCAGGGCCCCTTGAGCCGCGGCCAGCCTTTTATCCGCCGCCTGCCCTTCTTCGACAACTTCACCCGGGGGAGGAGCCTGCCGGCCCTGGCCCGGGAACCCCTGCGGGACCGCGCCAGGCGCCTGGCCCCACCGCCGGAGCGGCCGCGCCTGCGGGCCGCCTTTTACAGCGGCTGCGTAATCGATTTTATGTACCCGGAGATAGGGGAGGCCATTTTCGCGCTCCTTCGGGAAGCCGGGGCGGAGATAGTTTTTCCCGCAGGTCAGGGATGCTGCGGTGCACCGGCCTCTTACGCCGGCGACCCCGATACAACCCTGCACCTTGCCCGGCTGAACATTGCCTCGCTGGAAGGGGCGGGGGCCGACGTGGTGGTGACGGCCTGTCCCACCTGCGCCGTGGCCCTAAAGTATGATTATCCCCGCCTCCTGGGCCGGGATGAAGTATGGTCCCGGCGGGCCCAGAGCTTGGCGGCCAAAGTCAAGGATTTCACCGAGCTCGTCGGGGAGCTGGGACCCCTCCCGCGGCTCCAGGGGGAGGCGGAAGCTGCGGTAAAGGTTACCTATCATGACTCCTGCCACTACAAGCGCCACCTCCACCTGGATCAGGTAGCCCGGGAGGTGCTGAGAGAACAGGCCGGGGTGGAACTGGTGGAGATGGCCGAGAGCGAGCGGTGCTGTGGCTTCGGCGGTTCTTATACCCTTAAATACCCGGAAATCAGCCGGGCCCTCCTGGAGCGCAAGCTCCGGCGGATACAGGAAACCGGGGCTAAAGTGGTGGCCACGGACTGTCCCGGGTGCCTCATACAACTGCGCGGCGGCCTGGACCAGAAGGGGAGCCCCATCCGGGTCATGCACACCGCGGAAGTTCTTTACCGGGCAGGATTTAAGGCCGAGAGAGTCGAATAATTAGGCAGAATGTAACTTAAGCAGGCGATTTAACAAGTTAGAAGCAAATTATTGAGATAGGTAGGGAGCTACTTTGGAGTTAAAGCCCATCCATACCAGGAAGATCTACGAAGAGATCGTCCGGCAGATTAAAGAGCTGATCGGGGACGGGAACCTGAAACCGGGAGATAGGCTGCCGTCGGAGCGGGAGCTGGCGGAGCGACTGGGTGTCAGCCGGGCTTCGGTCCGGGAGGCCCTGACGGCCCTGGCGGCCATGGGGGTCATTTCAGTGCGACCGGGGGAAGGAACCTTTGTCCAAACGGTGCGCAACGGTGCTATTGTGGAACCCCTGGCCATGGCCCTGCTAATGGACCGCCAGGCCGCCGTGGACCTTTTCGAGGCCCGGGGGGTGCTGGAAAGCGAGGCGGCGGCTTTGGCTGCCCGACGCGGCAGCAAAGAAGATATAGAAAAGCTGGGGGAAATAATAAAGGAGATGGAGCGGCAGCTGGAAGAGAACGACCTGCTGGAGGAGGAAACCGACGTCAGGTTTCACCTGATCATAGCCGAAGCCGCCCATAACAGCGTGCTGGCCCGTTTGATGTATACGGTTTCCGAAACCATGCGCCAGGTATTGCGGGATAGCCGCCGGCGCCTGTATGAGGCCCCGGGCAATTCGGAAAAACTTTTAGAACAGCACCGGCTCATTTACCAGGCCATAGCTTCCCGCGACGGCCGCGCTGCCCGGCGGGCCATGAGCCGGCACCTCCATTTTGTAATCCGCGAGTTGAAGAGGGAAAGGTAAGGAACTCGCCCATGGACATTATCCACCAAAGCTCCTTTTGGGTACAGGCCTGGCAGGAGGCGCGCCGGCAGTCCCTTTACGGTCGCGCGTTACCGGGAAGGCAGGGGAGCGCCTGGTGGGACCGCCGGGCGGCCGGGTTCGCCGCCCGCGGCAGGGGCGGTGAAGCCCAGAAGCGGTTGGCCAAGGTACTACACTTGTTGGGGCACCACGGCGGTCTGGAACCGGAGGCCGAAGTGCTGGATATAGGCTGCGGGCCGGGGAATTATGCCCTCGCCCTGGCCCGCCGCGTTAAAAAGGTGGTGGCCCTAGACCCCTCTCCGGCCATGCTGTCCCTTCTTAAGGCCCGGATGGAGGAAGAGGGCATCCATAATATTGAGCCGGTGCAGCTCCCCTGGGAAGAAGTGGATCTGGATGGGCTGGGCTGGCGGGGGCGCTTCCGGGTGGTGCTTGCTCTAATGACCCCGGGGATTCACGATGTGGCAACCTTAAAGAAAATGATAGACGCCTCCGCGGGAATATGTCTCCTGGCAGGTCACCTGCGCCAGGAGGAAGAAGCCCGGCGGGAACTGTGGTCAAAGGTGATGGGCGGGCCCCTACCTTCTCTGCCGGAGGATGCCCTGTATGTTTTTTCCCTCCTTTATTCCTGGGGGTACTTACCCTCTTTGGAGCTGGAGCTCAGGTCGAGCAGCCGGGAGATACCGGCCGGGGAGGCCGTGGAAGAATTGCTCAATTTCTTTTACCCTTACACGGAGCTGACCGAGAAGGTGCGGCAGGCGGTTGAAGATTATGTAAACGCTCGTTCCCGGGACGGGATTTACCTTCAAAAGAAAGAATTCGTGACGGCCTATCTCTGCTGGTCGGTGGAAATTTCGGGGTGAATAAGGAGCGGGTTCGGCTCTATAATAAAAAGTGTGGGAAAGGGTTAAGTAGAGGGGGAAGAGGGGGTGAGTTAGAAGAAAAGGAGGAAAAGGACGGGGGCACATCCAATTAAAGTTAGTAACCAGAAGCCCCTAGAAGAAAGGAGTGCCCCCATGCATAAGATTAACACGTTCACTCTTGAAGGACAAGAGAATTTTGGGAAAATACTACAGACTATTTTAGAAGCACCTCGCGACCAGGGAGATATTGTGTTAAGGGTGACCATAGACCCTCCAGCCGTATGTCCGGCATGCAACGAAGGCAAATTACATAGACATGGCTTTTTAAAGGGAAGGGAGAAGAAGCCCAAAGAAAGGAAAGTTCGTCATGCTTTTTTATACGGGAGGTGGGTTATTCTCTCTTGGGTGCCGGTACGGTATAAGTGTTATCGTTGTAAGAAGACTTATACCCTTCGTCCTCCGGGTACCAACGCCTGGGCCAGATTTACAAAATTAGGGGTGCAGATAGTAGTTTATTATGCCCAGAGGATGAGCTTTACCGGTGCTGCCCAAATATTAAACCTCACTCCTGGTAGGGTTATAAGAATAGTGGACAAGTATATCCAGCCCGGTCTTCGCGGGGATGATACTCAAGGGCCCGTAGTGTTAACCTTAGATGAGCTATCCTTTAGCGGGAAGGATTTTGTATGCGTAGTAGGGAGGTTAGCACCGGACAAGAGACCTTTGAGTATTTTAGAGGACGTGAGAACGGCTACTATAAGGGCTTATCTAGAGGGGCTCAAAGAAGCCGGGGTGAAAGTAGAGGCGGTAGTAATTGATATGAAAGACTCTTGGCGGAAGTTAATCAAAACGGTTTTTCCTTCAGCCAAGATAATAGTAGACCCCTTCCATGTAATTCAGGACGCCAACCGTCGCCTAAATGAAGCCCGGAAAGTAGAACAAGAAGCAAGCAAGGAGAACATACCTCGCCTACCTTTGATTAAGGCTAAGGAGAGACTTACTCCCAGACAACGAGAGACGTTAGAAAAAATTAGAAATAAATACCCGTCCCTCTATGAACTATACCAGCTAAAGGAAGATTTGCGCCAGATCCTAAAGATGGACCGGGTAGAGGAGGCTCAAGCTGCCTTAAGCCGTTGGCTCATAAATGCCGAATGCGCCGAAGATGCAGAAGGACGGGTATGGGCGCGTACTATCAAGTCTTGGAGGTCAGAAATATTAAATTTGGTAACATATACTCAACAAGGTCGGCGGTATACTAATGGCTATATTGAAGGTAAAAACACCTTAATTAAAATGTTAAAACGCTTAAGTTTTGGCTTTGGCAATCGTACCCATTTCATCAAGAAAATGTTTCTGGGATGCTGCCCCCAAAATCTAATCCCACAACTATTGACATAGAGCCAGCGGGTTCTTGACAGGTGCAAAGGGATGGACTAAAATAAAGATAAACGGGCGGAAGTAGCTCAGTGGTAGAGCATCGGCTTCCCAAGCCGAGGGTCGCGGGTTCGAATCCCGTTTTCCGCTCCAACAAAATCAAGGGTTCCCGGCATCGGCATCGGTGCCGGGAATTGTTTTTCGTGCCATTTCGGTGCCATAGCTAAGGAGGTTATCCGGCGTGCTGACGGCCTGCCTCTTAACCTCCATAACAACGTGCGAAAATATATCTGTTGTGGTGAATATTTTCGAGTGGCCCAGCAACTCCTCCTGGGCTCTTTTTTTGGTCGACCTATTAGGGCGGTCTTTATGTTGGCAGCCGTGCTATTGGCAACCTTGACGTTGACAACTTTGACGGGGAAGTGGCCCGGGATGCCGTGTGCTACCATGATGGAAGCGCACGTATGCCAGAGATCATGGGGACACAGTTCCGGCACGCCTGCTGCTTTGGCTATTTATGGCCCGGTGGACGTTCCTTTAAATAAAGGAAGTTTCATTGGCCGTAAGGGACTGCTACAACAACAAAGGCTGTTGACTTAATAACGCGTCAACAGCCTTTGTATGGCGTAATGCTAGGCGCAGCTTCTCGGGTTAGGAGTCTATTTGTACGGGATTAATCTCAACAGCACAAATACGGCCTGCGGGGATTATGATGGCCCTTAAGATCTGTTGCTCGACAAGCTTGCTGCCGCTGAACACCTTCAATAAAAGGGAATCACCACGGTCCGGAAGCAGGACGGCAAAATTCTTAATAAAGAACAATTTGGACCCGTTTATGACTTTTTTGCAACAATCGCCGCACTCGAACTCAATGCCAAATTTCTTGTCTTGGTCACGTTGCAACTCGTCGAGAACGGACCCGAGTCCTTCCAATGCTGGATCCCTTTCGGGCCAACTCTCTCTAATCTTGTCAAAAATTGCATTCACATCAGCTTGAGACACCGGGATCACTCCTCTCCTTAATCTTTAATAGTATGGGTTTATCTGGAAAATGGTAACACAATAAGCCAACTAACTAAGCTAAAATTTGTTAATGAACGGCTATAGTGCAACCGAGTGGCCGTAGATACAGCCCGTGCCAAGTCTACCCGAGGGGGAATGTAAAATGCCAGCCCCAACTGAAAGCATATGCTTTATTTATGGCAGAGAGTGGGAAGGTCCCGGCGGGGAATTGTGCCCCGACTGCCGGCTAGACATAGCCGTTGCAGAGGTGGCCGTCGATGTTAATCTGCATGAAGGCTAGCCGTGACCTCTATTATGTCGGCGAGTTTATCACCATAGACGCCGCCACGGTCAAAAAATGGATCGCCGCCGGCGTGGCCGAGCCGGCATTGTGTCCGGAGTGCGGTAGCCAATTGGAGGCCGCCGGGATGCCGGGTGTATTGCCCAGACTGCGGGTACAAACATAATTAAGGAGGGATAAGAGAAGCCCCTGGGTCTCACCGGGTCCGGGGGCTTTTGTGCCTATCACACACAAACAGCCCCCTCGAAACAGGGGGCTAAACGACCAGGAATTTTAACAGATTTTAGTCATCCCCAAAGGCCAGCAGGATGAGGATTAGGAACAGTATAAAAGCAAATCTGTGGTGAAAAAAGCCAAAGCCTCCGCCCATAAAGCTCCTCCTTTCCCATTTCTTACTATATCGTATGAAACAGGCGGAGATGTGTGAATGGTATCGCCTGAATTTGGATCTCGTTGAGGACGGTGCAGGGGAGGTGGTGCCTACGGAGACTGCCTGCCTAAAATGAGAGAAGCCCCTGGGCCTGCGGCACTATATGCCTGTGGGTACTTTGCCCGGGGTTTTGCGGCGGTCGGCAACTGCTTGTACGATATAATATCCTCAAGGAGGACCGAACAAAACCCGATAACCTGTGATTGGCGGGACCGGGGCACCCTTAGAGTTCAGCCTGGAGAAGCGTGGAGTAGGTTGCCGGTTTGATGAAACTTTGGGAAAGGGGTTAGAGAATGCACCGGTTGATCACCCTGGCTGAATCTGAAGGCGCGGAAAATGTTAAGATTATCTCTGCCCAAGACGTGGTGGTTGATGAACGCACCCGGCTTAAGTGTCAAGTCCCCCTTTGCCCCAACTATAACCGCGCTTTGCTCTG encodes the following:
- the ldhH gene encoding L-lactate dehydrogenase (quinone) large subunit LdhH produces the protein MASRDFQQRLQKALQNPSLRGALERFADSYVVSREQVFAGRDFQALRERIAAIKADAAGRYEELAREFARQVTERGGKVFFASSAAAARDYILKVAQEHRVTEIVKSKSFATEEIHLNEHLEGHGIRCFETDLAEWILQLMPGERPSHMVMPAIHLPKEEVARVFSNYLGEPVEPDIKNMVRIARRELRERFLRAGLGISGANIAVAETGTVIICTNEGNGRLATTVPPVHIAVFGYEKLVPRMMDVVPILEALPRSGTAQPITSYVTMITGPVPVERDGREGPKEFHVVLLDNGRLKMAADPVFKEALQCIRCAACTNVCPVFQLVSGQVYGFIYSGGIGSILTAFFNSLADAADPQSLCIGCRRCAEVCPAHVNIPDLVLRLRERVVKEQGLPLSYRAALRGVVAHPGRMYTLVKAASRLQGPLSRGQPFIRRLPFFDNFTRGRSLPALAREPLRDRARRLAPPPERPRLRAAFYSGCVIDFMYPEIGEAIFALLREAGAEIVFPAGQGCCGAPASYAGDPDTTLHLARLNIASLEGAGADVVVTACPTCAVALKYDYPRLLGRDEVWSRRAQSLAAKVKDFTELVGELGPLPRLQGEAEAAVKVTYHDSCHYKRHLHLDQVAREVLREQAGVELVEMAESERCCGFGGSYTLKYPEISRALLERKLRRIQETGAKVVATDCPGCLIQLRGGLDQKGSPIRVMHTAEVLYRAGFKAERVE
- a CDS encoding ISL3 family transposase translates to MHKINTFTLEGQENFGKILQTILEAPRDQGDIVLRVTIDPPAVCPACNEGKLHRHGFLKGREKKPKERKVRHAFLYGRWVILSWVPVRYKCYRCKKTYTLRPPGTNAWARFTKLGVQIVVYYAQRMSFTGAAQILNLTPGRVIRIVDKYIQPGLRGDDTQGPVVLTLDELSFSGKDFVCVVGRLAPDKRPLSILEDVRTATIRAYLEGLKEAGVKVEAVVIDMKDSWRKLIKTVFPSAKIIVDPFHVIQDANRRLNEARKVEQEASKENIPRLPLIKAKERLTPRQRETLEKIRNKYPSLYELYQLKEDLRQILKMDRVEEAQAALSRWLINAECAEDAEGRVWARTIKSWRSEILNLVTYTQQGRRYTNGYIEGKNTLIKMLKRLSFGFGNRTHFIKKMFLGCCPQNLIPQLLT
- a CDS encoding class I SAM-dependent methyltransferase, which translates into the protein MDIIHQSSFWVQAWQEARRQSLYGRALPGRQGSAWWDRRAAGFAARGRGGEAQKRLAKVLHLLGHHGGLEPEAEVLDIGCGPGNYALALARRVKKVVALDPSPAMLSLLKARMEEEGIHNIEPVQLPWEEVDLDGLGWRGRFRVVLALMTPGIHDVATLKKMIDASAGICLLAGHLRQEEEARRELWSKVMGGPLPSLPEDALYVFSLLYSWGYLPSLELELRSSSREIPAGEAVEELLNFFYPYTELTEKVRQAVEDYVNARSRDGIYLQKKEFVTAYLCWSVEISG
- a CDS encoding FadR/GntR family transcriptional regulator; translated protein: MELKPIHTRKIYEEIVRQIKELIGDGNLKPGDRLPSERELAERLGVSRASVREALTALAAMGVISVRPGEGTFVQTVRNGAIVEPLAMALLMDRQAAVDLFEARGVLESEAAALAARRGSKEDIEKLGEIIKEMERQLEENDLLEEETDVRFHLIIAEAAHNSVLARLMYTVSETMRQVLRDSRRRLYEAPGNSEKLLEQHRLIYQAIASRDGRAARRAMSRHLHFVIRELKRER